One window from the genome of Paraconexibacter algicola encodes:
- a CDS encoding response regulator transcription factor produces the protein MSTSTASESSHRVLVVDDEPNIADVVAMALRYQGFEVETAGDGKAALDAVRSFKPDLMVLDIMLPDMEGFEVAERLGAQRASLPIVFLTARDSTEDKVRGLTTGGDDYVTKPFSLEELVARIRTILRRAGLAQPESHRLVFEDVEMDEETREVTRAGNPIDLTATEYRLLRYFLRNPRRVLTRAQILDHVWDYDFGGDARVLETYVSYLRKKLDAHGPSLIQTARGVGYALRLPRS, from the coding sequence GTGAGCACGAGCACCGCGTCCGAGTCGTCCCACCGCGTCCTCGTCGTCGACGACGAGCCGAACATCGCCGACGTCGTCGCGATGGCCCTGCGCTACCAGGGCTTCGAGGTCGAGACCGCCGGCGACGGCAAGGCCGCCCTGGACGCCGTGCGGAGCTTCAAGCCCGACCTCATGGTGCTCGACATCATGCTCCCCGACATGGAGGGCTTCGAGGTCGCCGAGCGGCTCGGCGCCCAGCGGGCCTCGCTGCCGATCGTCTTCCTCACCGCCCGCGACAGCACCGAGGACAAGGTCCGCGGGCTGACCACCGGCGGCGACGACTACGTCACCAAGCCGTTCAGCCTCGAGGAGCTCGTCGCGCGCATCCGCACGATCCTGCGCCGCGCCGGACTCGCGCAGCCCGAGTCGCACCGGCTCGTGTTCGAGGACGTCGAGATGGACGAGGAGACCCGCGAGGTCACCCGCGCCGGCAACCCGATCGACCTCACCGCCACCGAGTACCGGCTGCTGCGCTACTTCCTGCGCAACCCGCGCCGCGTGCTCACGCGCGCGCAGATCCTCGACCACGTCTGGGACTACGACTTCGGCGGCGACGCCCGCGTGCTGGAGACCTACGTCTCCTACCTGCGCAAGAAGCTCGACGCGCACGGCCCGTCGCTGATCCAGACCGCGCGCGGCGTCGGCTACGCGCTGCGCCTGCCGCGGAGCTGA
- a CDS encoding HugZ family protein has product MSSVPQTAPTAAEQARTLTEHGRVATLATVGGDGAPWASYLAYALLADGSPVLCVSTMAEHGRNLVDDQRASLCVLDQTPAADPVETARVTLAGVARRARDADEEAAARAAFLAAHPGTDFLDFHGFSIWIVDVERVRWVGGFARMDSADGASYATATADPVSPHAAGAVAHLNEDHADALLLIARALADLPDAVSAECLRCDRYGMDLAVTRADGSREWPRVGWPQRLDEPAQLRAASVELVTRARAALA; this is encoded by the coding sequence ATGTCCTCCGTGCCGCAGACCGCCCCGACCGCCGCCGAGCAGGCCCGCACCCTGACCGAGCACGGCCGCGTGGCGACGCTCGCGACCGTCGGCGGGGACGGCGCGCCCTGGGCGTCCTACCTCGCGTACGCGCTGCTGGCCGACGGCTCGCCGGTGCTGTGCGTCTCGACGATGGCCGAGCACGGCCGCAACCTCGTCGACGACCAGCGCGCGTCGCTGTGCGTGCTGGACCAGACGCCGGCCGCCGACCCGGTGGAGACCGCGCGCGTGACGCTCGCGGGCGTCGCGCGGCGCGCGCGGGACGCCGACGAGGAGGCCGCGGCGCGCGCCGCGTTCCTCGCCGCGCACCCGGGCACCGACTTCCTCGACTTCCACGGCTTCTCGATCTGGATCGTCGACGTCGAGCGCGTCCGCTGGGTCGGCGGCTTCGCGCGCATGGACTCCGCCGACGGCGCCTCATACGCGACGGCGACCGCCGACCCGGTCTCGCCGCATGCGGCCGGCGCGGTCGCCCACCTCAACGAGGACCACGCCGACGCGCTGCTGCTGATCGCCCGGGCGCTCGCCGACCTGCCGGACGCCGTGTCCGCCGAGTGCCTGCGCTGCGACCGCTACGGCATGGACCTCGCGGTGACGCGGGCGGACGGGTCGCGCGAGTGGCCGCGGGTCGGCTGGCCGCAGCGGCTCGACGAGCCGGCGCAGCTGCGCGCCGCGAGCGTCGAGCTGGTCACGCGCGCGCGGGCGGCGCTCGCCTGA
- a CDS encoding HtaA domain-containing protein: protein MRLLIGLTTVGVLGCAATATAAPAPVTGGALEWTQANVYETGAPDGTNRTWLGYTTALGPPFTNGTARPTAPATGPTVTAQSARGADATATTSFPVAAGGSWDATTGEGTLEFAGTLSFTSAAHGFTITVSNPRVVVAAGRAQLFASGSGSSGSGQSSSAGATYDRSRPVFDLALPPVSTEGTVTTIAGAAPAIATADMVWPGGSYPAGAGPDRTPNTFGRFTVRVDTAAAAAPVAAPTPPAVVQPVAPVATTPGTTTAPARLGTPRIRCARTRRGGAPRTTCTITTATTVRRVAVTFQGRRVGRAAVRGGVARVELPRKRRRLAFVLQDARGRELGRRTLTVGG, encoded by the coding sequence ATGCGACTTCTGATCGGCCTTACTACCGTGGGTGTCCTCGGGTGCGCGGCGACCGCCACCGCCGCTCCCGCCCCGGTGACCGGCGGCGCGCTCGAGTGGACCCAGGCCAACGTCTACGAGACCGGCGCCCCCGACGGCACCAACCGCACCTGGCTCGGGTACACGACCGCGCTCGGCCCGCCGTTCACCAACGGCACCGCCCGCCCCACCGCGCCCGCCACCGGGCCGACCGTCACCGCGCAGAGCGCGCGCGGCGCCGACGCGACCGCCACCACGAGCTTCCCCGTCGCCGCGGGCGGCAGCTGGGACGCGACGACCGGCGAGGGCACGCTCGAGTTCGCCGGGACGCTCAGCTTCACCTCCGCCGCGCACGGCTTCACGATCACCGTCTCCAACCCGCGCGTCGTCGTCGCCGCCGGCCGCGCGCAGCTGTTCGCCTCCGGCTCCGGCTCCTCGGGGTCCGGGCAGTCCTCCTCCGCGGGTGCCACCTACGACCGCAGCCGCCCGGTCTTCGACCTCGCGCTCCCGCCGGTGAGCACCGAGGGCACCGTCACGACGATCGCCGGCGCCGCGCCCGCGATCGCCACCGCCGACATGGTCTGGCCCGGCGGCAGCTACCCGGCGGGCGCGGGCCCCGACCGCACCCCGAACACGTTCGGGCGCTTCACCGTCCGGGTGGACACCGCCGCGGCGGCCGCCCCCGTCGCCGCCCCGACCCCGCCCGCGGTCGTGCAACCGGTCGCCCCCGTCGCCACGACGCCGGGGACCACCACCGCTCCGGCGCGGCTCGGCACGCCGCGGATCCGCTGCGCGCGCACGCGCCGGGGCGGCGCGCCGCGCACCACCTGCACGATCACCACCGCGACGACCGTCCGCCGGGTGGCCGTCACCTTCCAGGGCCGCCGCGTCGGCCGGGCCGCCGTCCGCGGCGGCGTCGCCCGCGTCGAGCTGCCGCGCAAGCGCCGCCGCCTCGCGTTCGTCCTGCAGGACGCGCGCGGCCGCGAGCTCGGTCGCCGCACCCTGACCGTCGGCGGCTAG
- a CDS encoding ABC transporter substrate-binding protein: MAPTALRTIAATAVALALGAAAADAAPRRVVALTPFTANTAARIGLTPIAIGQTLGGQDRFAPELRGVPRLALSHPSGPNIEQLAARRPQLVLSAPVWRKGHGAMRRLKMPVLESEPRTVAQVATQTRRIGRALGRSAAANRRAAFIDRRVAAITRGIRRRPTVLLVLGVGRTSYAMLANSWGGDVVRRAGGRLLTQGLRAGDGYARISDEAVVARNPDIIIAVPHGESKDYARQAAYLRTKAGWRTTRAARNGRVYVATGNSLLQPYDDVYLTIRDVRRLFLKNL, from the coding sequence ATGGCACCCACCGCTCTCCGGACGATCGCGGCCACCGCCGTCGCCCTCGCGCTCGGCGCGGCCGCCGCCGACGCCGCCCCCCGCCGCGTCGTCGCGCTCACTCCGTTCACCGCGAACACCGCCGCCCGCATCGGCCTCACCCCCATCGCCATCGGCCAGACGCTCGGCGGCCAGGACCGCTTCGCGCCCGAGCTGCGCGGCGTGCCGCGGCTCGCGCTCAGCCACCCCAGCGGCCCGAACATCGAGCAGCTCGCCGCCCGCCGGCCCCAGCTCGTGCTCTCCGCCCCCGTCTGGCGCAAGGGCCACGGCGCGATGCGCCGGCTGAAGATGCCCGTGCTCGAGTCCGAGCCGCGCACCGTCGCCCAGGTCGCCACGCAGACCCGCCGCATCGGCCGCGCCCTCGGCCGCTCCGCCGCCGCGAACCGCCGCGCCGCGTTCATCGACCGCCGCGTCGCCGCGATCACCCGCGGCATCCGCCGCCGCCCCACCGTCCTGCTGGTCCTCGGGGTCGGCCGCACCTCCTACGCGATGCTCGCCAACAGCTGGGGCGGCGACGTCGTCCGGCGCGCCGGCGGCCGCCTGCTCACCCAGGGCCTGCGCGCCGGGGACGGGTACGCGCGGATCTCCGACGAGGCCGTCGTCGCCCGCAACCCGGACATCATCATCGCCGTCCCCCACGGCGAGTCCAAGGACTACGCCCGGCAGGCCGCGTACCTGCGCACCAAAGCCGGCTGGCGGACCACCCGCGCCGCCCGCAACGGCCGCGTCTACGTCGCCACCGGCAACTCGCTGCTGCAGCCCTACGACGACGTCTACCTCACGATCCGCGACGTCCGCCGGCTGTTCCTGAAGAACCTGTAG
- a CDS encoding FecCD family ABC transporter permease — MSTVVARPPASTSGPAPDATPARRRRLRRSAVVAVAFAVLVGATAASLAFGAVDVPLGTVLDALLGRAQEGPLKEIVLQLRLPRTVEALTVGAALGVAGAMLQGALANPLASPEVLGVTAGSGFGAVLVLLAFPTAVALLPVGALAFGALAIVLVMAFAWGGRGGGSTQRLILAGIAVSAMFGAGTTSLMVAFSDRVQGAVLFLAGGFSSDGWEGMDVAWPFFLAGFALALVLCGPLDRLALGDDVAASLGSRPRLVRLGAAVAAAFLASASAAIAGLLGFVGLVVPHLVRLVAGTARHRYVVPVSAAIGAGLVLTADTIARIVVAPIELPVGPIMVLLGVPLFLVLLRRET; from the coding sequence ATGAGCACGGTCGTCGCCCGCCCGCCCGCGTCCACCAGCGGTCCCGCGCCGGACGCCACGCCCGCCCGCCGGCGGCGGCTGCGCCGTTCCGCGGTCGTCGCGGTCGCGTTCGCGGTGCTCGTCGGGGCGACCGCCGCCTCGCTGGCGTTCGGCGCGGTCGACGTGCCGCTGGGGACCGTCCTCGACGCGCTCCTGGGCCGCGCGCAGGAGGGCCCGCTGAAGGAGATCGTCCTGCAGCTGCGGCTCCCCCGCACCGTCGAGGCGCTGACCGTCGGCGCCGCCCTCGGCGTCGCCGGGGCGATGCTCCAGGGCGCCCTCGCCAACCCGCTCGCGTCCCCCGAGGTGCTCGGCGTCACCGCCGGATCCGGGTTCGGCGCGGTCCTCGTGCTGCTCGCCTTCCCCACCGCCGTGGCGCTGCTGCCGGTCGGGGCGCTCGCCTTCGGGGCGCTCGCCATCGTGCTCGTGATGGCGTTCGCCTGGGGCGGTCGCGGCGGCGGCTCCACCCAGCGCCTGATCCTCGCCGGGATCGCGGTCAGCGCGATGTTCGGCGCCGGGACCACGTCGCTGATGGTCGCCTTCAGCGACCGCGTGCAGGGCGCCGTCCTGTTCCTCGCGGGCGGCTTCTCCTCCGACGGCTGGGAGGGCATGGACGTCGCCTGGCCGTTCTTCCTCGCCGGCTTCGCGCTCGCGCTCGTGCTCTGCGGGCCGCTCGACCGGCTGGCGCTCGGCGACGACGTCGCCGCCTCGCTGGGCTCGCGCCCCCGCCTCGTGCGGCTCGGCGCCGCGGTCGCCGCCGCGTTCCTCGCCTCCGCCTCCGCCGCGATCGCGGGCCTGCTCGGCTTCGTCGGGCTCGTCGTCCCCCACCTCGTGCGGCTCGTCGCGGGCACCGCGCGCCACCGCTACGTCGTGCCCGTCAGCGCCGCGATCGGTGCCGGGCTCGTGCTCACCGCCGACACGATCGCCCGGATCGTCGTCGCCCCGATCGAGCTGCCCGTCGGCCCGATCATGGTCCTCCTCGGCGTCCCCCTGTTCCTCGTGCTGCTGCGACGGGAGACGTGA
- a CDS encoding ABC transporter ATP-binding protein, which yields MSVDRPDPLLEVRGVDVRIGGTAILHGCDLTARAGELVAVVGPNGAGKSTLGRVAAGLLAPAAGTVRWGGQDVGAVRARRRPHHRAYVPQRGRVPDGIRVREAVELGRAPHVGLLGRPTTTDHDAIDRALARTRMTGFAQRRLSTLSGGELQRAQLSVALAQEAPLLLADEPTASLDLGAAVTVARLLRALADDGLAVVLVVHDLALAAAIADTVVVVHRGRTVATGPAEEVLTPDRLAAVWEVDAELDPGDGARTALRVGWRPVPHALEGR from the coding sequence GTGAGCGTGGACCGGCCCGACCCGCTGCTCGAGGTCCGCGGCGTCGACGTGCGGATCGGCGGCACCGCGATCCTGCACGGCTGCGACCTCACCGCCCGTGCCGGCGAGCTCGTCGCGGTCGTCGGCCCCAACGGCGCGGGCAAGTCCACGCTCGGCCGCGTCGCCGCCGGGCTGCTCGCCCCCGCCGCCGGGACCGTGCGCTGGGGCGGGCAGGACGTCGGCGCCGTCCGCGCGCGGCGCCGTCCGCACCACCGGGCCTACGTGCCGCAGCGCGGACGCGTCCCCGACGGCATCCGCGTCCGCGAGGCCGTCGAGCTCGGCCGCGCCCCGCACGTCGGGCTGCTCGGGCGACCCACGACCACCGACCACGACGCGATCGACCGGGCGCTCGCCCGCACGCGCATGACCGGGTTCGCGCAGCGCCGCCTCTCCACGCTCAGCGGCGGCGAGCTCCAGCGCGCGCAGCTGTCCGTCGCGCTCGCGCAGGAGGCCCCGCTGCTGCTCGCCGACGAGCCGACCGCCAGCCTCGACCTCGGGGCCGCCGTCACCGTCGCCCGGCTGCTGCGCGCGCTCGCCGACGACGGGCTCGCCGTCGTCCTCGTCGTCCACGACCTGGCGCTCGCCGCCGCCATCGCCGACACCGTCGTCGTCGTCCACCGCGGACGGACCGTTGCCACCGGACCCGCCGAGGAGGTGCTCACCCCCGACCGGCTCGCCGCCGTCTGGGAGGTCGACGCCGAGCTCGACCCGGGCGACGGCGCCCGGACCGCGCTGCGCGTCGGCTGGCGCCCCGTCCCCCACGCCCTGGAGGGCCGCTGA
- a CDS encoding HtaA domain-containing protein, with the protein MPRTLPTALVLALLAVLATAGAAHAGPGEGSATLTLDGPAGTRLTDRDVRLAGSGGAEAFGTRVVLPVTGGRVGSSIFALGTRGAIRLVRGGRSITLRDVELQLGSSVWITARLGGRRRPVLVSTTGVRPVLDRRSGRARLRSGKLRLAVPAAGIVRRALGIREIGLGSLGTLTLDATVAPDLAGTAAGAGTSAPARPATAVDVTAATLDWHVRESFIRYVNTGEGTRVLGGAVAPGKTVRPGTSVPLDYDFRFPFASGWYDPASDLAVLTFRGGVGFSYRDHGIQFETSDPQLELRGAGSGSRATFSFTGRDGTPFDGRRATLLDLDPAAATRSGSADGATRTLTDVPGAVPAQTQGSVFNGFYAPGDPFGAMTVTFTTTPGS; encoded by the coding sequence ATGCCCCGCACCCTGCCGACCGCGCTCGTCCTCGCGCTCCTCGCCGTCCTCGCCACCGCCGGCGCCGCGCACGCCGGCCCCGGGGAGGGCAGCGCCACCCTCACGCTCGACGGCCCCGCCGGAACCCGGCTCACCGACCGCGACGTCCGGCTCGCGGGCAGCGGCGGCGCCGAGGCGTTCGGGACCCGCGTCGTGCTGCCCGTCACCGGCGGCCGGGTCGGCTCCTCGATCTTCGCGCTCGGCACCCGCGGCGCGATCCGGCTGGTGCGCGGCGGCCGATCGATCACGCTGCGCGACGTCGAGCTGCAGCTCGGCAGCAGCGTCTGGATCACCGCCCGGCTGGGCGGACGGCGGCGGCCCGTGCTCGTCTCCACCACCGGGGTGCGCCCCGTACTGGACCGCCGCAGCGGCCGCGCGCGGCTGCGCAGCGGGAAGCTGCGGCTCGCCGTCCCCGCCGCCGGGATCGTGCGGCGCGCGCTCGGGATCCGTGAGATCGGCCTCGGCTCGCTCGGGACGCTGACGCTCGACGCGACGGTCGCCCCGGACCTCGCCGGGACCGCCGCCGGCGCGGGCACCAGCGCCCCCGCCCGCCCCGCGACCGCGGTCGACGTCACCGCCGCCACGCTCGACTGGCACGTGCGCGAGTCGTTCATCCGCTACGTGAACACCGGGGAGGGCACGCGCGTCCTCGGCGGCGCCGTCGCGCCCGGGAAGACCGTGCGGCCCGGCACCTCCGTGCCGCTGGACTACGACTTCCGGTTCCCGTTCGCCAGCGGCTGGTACGACCCCGCGAGCGACCTCGCGGTGCTGACGTTCCGCGGCGGGGTCGGGTTCTCCTACCGCGACCACGGCATCCAGTTCGAGACCAGCGACCCGCAGCTCGAGCTGCGCGGCGCCGGCAGCGGGTCCCGCGCGACGTTCTCGTTCACCGGCCGCGACGGCACCCCGTTCGACGGCCGCCGCGCGACGCTGCTGGACCTCGACCCCGCCGCCGCCACGCGCAGCGGCTCCGCCGACGGAGCGACCCGCACCCTGACCGACGTCCCGGGCGCCGTGCCCGCACAGACGCAGGGCTCGGTCTTCAACGGCTTCTACGCGCCCGGCGACCCGTTCGGCGCCATGACCGTCACGTTCACCACGACCCCAGGTTCCTGA